From Coffea arabica cultivar ET-39 chromosome 10e, Coffea Arabica ET-39 HiFi, whole genome shotgun sequence, one genomic window encodes:
- the LOC113712559 gene encoding probable methyltransferase PMT28 isoform X2 yields the protein MAIAKFGRLAKRSYKSYGFCVKLTAVVILGLCFVFVWSVFSPSKFSVTSQRETFDDFAEPVSANGRVTDSGVHFNKNELKNGKESSSEKKGQILEEKDKKRVKGSPPLKSGNMHKDQKNVPKGKKQGDKSTRHTKQAGEQKIPEKEGSESDDLQEEKQDEDVNGSEEDTENGEANFNEEGEVVQGDTDLANALDLDEEGVEKVEDDSGDSTNSKKNKKKKLGPLFDPKAHYSWKLCSTRSKHNYIPCIDIESSSGKLQSYRHHERSCPKTSVLCLVPLPHDGYGTPVKWPESKVKILYKNVAHPKLAAFVKSQNWVVEAGEYLALPENQSALKGGIQHYLESIEEMVPDIEWGNNIRVVLDVGCTDSSFVASLLEKNVLALTLGLKDDLVDLPQLALERGFPAVVSPLATRRLPFPSGVFDALHCSECSISWHSNGGRLLLEMNRILRPGGYFILSSKHDSIEIEEAMSKLTASICWNILADKSDEVSDIDVKIYQKPESNDIYELRRKKVPPLCKENENPDAAWYASIKNCLHSIPSSVEERGTEWPEGWPKRLETFPDWINNREKLIAESEHWKAIVNNSYLTGMGIDWSSIRNVMDMKAINGGFAAALSQQKVWVMNVVPVHAPDTLPIIYERGLIGIYHDWCESFGSYPRSYDLLHADHLFSRLKNRCKHPIVVIVVEMDRMLRPGGWAIIRDKVEILDPLEGILRSLHWEIRLTFGKDREGILCAQKTGWRP from the exons ATGGCGATAGCAAAGTTTGGTCGGCTGGCAAAACGGTCTTATAAATCATATGGGTTCTGTGTGAAGTTAACTGCAGTAGTAATCTTGGGTCTTTGTTTTGTATTTGTTTGGTCTGTTTTTTCACCCTCCAAATTTTCTGTGACTTCCCAAAGAGAGACTTTTGATGATTTTGCTGAACCCGTGTCTGCAAATGGAAGAGTTACTGATTCTGGGGTTCATTTCAACAAGAACGAACTCAAGAATGGTAAAGAAAGTAGCTCAGAAAAGAAAGGTCAAATCTtggaagaaaaagacaagaaaagggTTAAAGGTTCTCCACCGTTGAAATCTGGGAATATGCATAAAGATCAGAAAAATGTACCAAAAGGGAAGAAACAAGGGGATAAAAGTACGAGGCATACCAAACAGGCTGGTGAGCAGAAAATTCCAGAAAAGGAGGGATCTGAGAGCGATGATTTGCAGGAAGAAAAGCAAGATGAGGATGTGAATGGCAGTGAAGAAGACACGGAAAATGGTGAGGCAAATTTCAATGAGGAGGGGGAAGTGGTCCAAGGGGATACTGATTTAGCTAATGCTTTGGATTTGGACGAGGAAGGAGTAGAGAAAGTCGAAGATGATAGCGGAGATTCAACAAATTcgaaaaagaataagaaaaaaaaattggggccATTATTCGATCCCAAAGCACATTATTCTTGGAAATTATGTAGTACAAGAAGCAAGCATAACTACATTCCTTGTATTGACATTGAAAGTAGCAGTGGAAAACTGCAGAGCTATAGGCATCATGAAAGAAGCTGCCCCAAAACATCTGTTTTGTGTCTTGTCCCCCTTCCCCATGACGGTTATGGGACTCCAGTAAAATGGCCTGAGAGTAAAGTAAAG ATATTGTACAAGAATGTAGCACATCCAAAACTGGCTGCATTTGTCAAGTCACAGAATTGGGTAGTTGAAGCTGGAGAATATCTGGCTTTACCGGAAAATCAGTCAGCACTGAAGGGTGGAATTCAACATTATTTGGAATCCATTGAAGAG ATGGTGCCAGACATTGAATGGGGAAATAATATTCGTGTAGTGCTGGATGTTGGATGCACAGATTCAAGCTTTGTGGCTTCTCTACTTGAGAAGAATGTGTTGGCACTTACTCTAGGTTTGAAAGATGACTTAGTGGACCTACCACAGCTTGCCCTTGAGCGTGGTTTTCCAGCAGTAGTTAGCCCATTGGCAACACGGCGTCTTCCCTTTCCTAGTGGTGTTTTTGATGCACTTCATTGCAGCGAATGCAGCATATCATGGCATTCTAATG GGGGCAGGCTTCTTCTGGAGATGAATAGGATTTTGAGGCCTGGAGGATACTTCATCTTGTCAAGCAAACATGACAGCATTGAAATTGAAGAAG CCATGTCCAAACTTACAGCCTCTATTTGTTGGAATATCCTGGCTGATAAAAGTGATGAAGTCAGTGACATTGATGTTAAGATATATCAAAAGCCAGAATCAAATGACATATATGAATTGAGAAGGAAAAAGGTTCCACCTCTATGCAAGGAAAATGAGAATCCAGATGCTGCCTG GTATGCTTCAATAAAGAATTGCTTGCACTCCATTCCATCTTCCGTAGAAGAACGTGGGACCGAGTGGCCAGAGGGTTGGCCAAAGAGGCTTGAAACATTTCCGGACTGGATAAACAATCGAGAGAAATTGATTGCTGAAAGTGAGCACTGGAAAGCAATTGTAAACAACTCCTATCTAACCGGAATGGGCATCGACTGGTCCAGCATCCGGAATGTAATGGACATGAAAGCCATAAATGGAGG GTTTGCAGCTGCTCTTTCACAACAGAAGGTGTGGGTGATGAATGTAGTCCCTGTACATGCACCTGACACACTTCCCATAATCTATGAGCGTGGCCTTATCGGCATATATCATGACTGGTGCGAGTCTTTTGGAAGCTATCCAAGATCATATGATCTTCTGCATGCCGATCATCTCTTCTCAAGACTTAAAAACAG GTGTAAGCATCCTATAGTAGTAATTGTTGTTGAGATGGACCGCATGCTACGGCCTGGTGGTTGGGCGATCATACGCGATAAGGTAGAAATTCTTGATCCACTTGAGGGAATATTGAGGAGCTTGCACTGGGAGATTCGTTTGACATTTGGCAAGGATAGGGAGGGTATTCTATGTGCACAGAAGACCGGGTGGCGACCGTGA
- the LOC113712559 gene encoding probable methyltransferase PMT28 isoform X1: MAIAKFGRLAKRSYKSYGFCVKLTAVVILGLCFVFVWSVFSPSKFSVTSQRETFDDFAEPVSANGRVTDSGVHFNKNELKNGKESSSEKKGQILEEKDKKRVKGSPPLKSGNMHKDQKNVPKGKKQGDKSTRHTKQAGEQKIPEKEGSESDDLQEEKQDEDVNGSEEDTENGEANFNEEGEVVQGDTDLANALDLDEEGVEKVEDDSGDSTNSKKNKKKKLGPLFDPKAHYSWKLCSTRSKHNYIPCIDIESSSGKLQSYRHHERSCPKTSVLCLVPLPHDGYGTPVKWPESKVKLQILYKNVAHPKLAAFVKSQNWVVEAGEYLALPENQSALKGGIQHYLESIEEMVPDIEWGNNIRVVLDVGCTDSSFVASLLEKNVLALTLGLKDDLVDLPQLALERGFPAVVSPLATRRLPFPSGVFDALHCSECSISWHSNGGRLLLEMNRILRPGGYFILSSKHDSIEIEEAMSKLTASICWNILADKSDEVSDIDVKIYQKPESNDIYELRRKKVPPLCKENENPDAAWYASIKNCLHSIPSSVEERGTEWPEGWPKRLETFPDWINNREKLIAESEHWKAIVNNSYLTGMGIDWSSIRNVMDMKAINGGFAAALSQQKVWVMNVVPVHAPDTLPIIYERGLIGIYHDWCESFGSYPRSYDLLHADHLFSRLKNRCKHPIVVIVVEMDRMLRPGGWAIIRDKVEILDPLEGILRSLHWEIRLTFGKDREGILCAQKTGWRP; the protein is encoded by the exons ATGGCGATAGCAAAGTTTGGTCGGCTGGCAAAACGGTCTTATAAATCATATGGGTTCTGTGTGAAGTTAACTGCAGTAGTAATCTTGGGTCTTTGTTTTGTATTTGTTTGGTCTGTTTTTTCACCCTCCAAATTTTCTGTGACTTCCCAAAGAGAGACTTTTGATGATTTTGCTGAACCCGTGTCTGCAAATGGAAGAGTTACTGATTCTGGGGTTCATTTCAACAAGAACGAACTCAAGAATGGTAAAGAAAGTAGCTCAGAAAAGAAAGGTCAAATCTtggaagaaaaagacaagaaaagggTTAAAGGTTCTCCACCGTTGAAATCTGGGAATATGCATAAAGATCAGAAAAATGTACCAAAAGGGAAGAAACAAGGGGATAAAAGTACGAGGCATACCAAACAGGCTGGTGAGCAGAAAATTCCAGAAAAGGAGGGATCTGAGAGCGATGATTTGCAGGAAGAAAAGCAAGATGAGGATGTGAATGGCAGTGAAGAAGACACGGAAAATGGTGAGGCAAATTTCAATGAGGAGGGGGAAGTGGTCCAAGGGGATACTGATTTAGCTAATGCTTTGGATTTGGACGAGGAAGGAGTAGAGAAAGTCGAAGATGATAGCGGAGATTCAACAAATTcgaaaaagaataagaaaaaaaaattggggccATTATTCGATCCCAAAGCACATTATTCTTGGAAATTATGTAGTACAAGAAGCAAGCATAACTACATTCCTTGTATTGACATTGAAAGTAGCAGTGGAAAACTGCAGAGCTATAGGCATCATGAAAGAAGCTGCCCCAAAACATCTGTTTTGTGTCTTGTCCCCCTTCCCCATGACGGTTATGGGACTCCAGTAAAATGGCCTGAGAGTAAAGTAAAG TTGCAGATATTGTACAAGAATGTAGCACATCCAAAACTGGCTGCATTTGTCAAGTCACAGAATTGGGTAGTTGAAGCTGGAGAATATCTGGCTTTACCGGAAAATCAGTCAGCACTGAAGGGTGGAATTCAACATTATTTGGAATCCATTGAAGAG ATGGTGCCAGACATTGAATGGGGAAATAATATTCGTGTAGTGCTGGATGTTGGATGCACAGATTCAAGCTTTGTGGCTTCTCTACTTGAGAAGAATGTGTTGGCACTTACTCTAGGTTTGAAAGATGACTTAGTGGACCTACCACAGCTTGCCCTTGAGCGTGGTTTTCCAGCAGTAGTTAGCCCATTGGCAACACGGCGTCTTCCCTTTCCTAGTGGTGTTTTTGATGCACTTCATTGCAGCGAATGCAGCATATCATGGCATTCTAATG GGGGCAGGCTTCTTCTGGAGATGAATAGGATTTTGAGGCCTGGAGGATACTTCATCTTGTCAAGCAAACATGACAGCATTGAAATTGAAGAAG CCATGTCCAAACTTACAGCCTCTATTTGTTGGAATATCCTGGCTGATAAAAGTGATGAAGTCAGTGACATTGATGTTAAGATATATCAAAAGCCAGAATCAAATGACATATATGAATTGAGAAGGAAAAAGGTTCCACCTCTATGCAAGGAAAATGAGAATCCAGATGCTGCCTG GTATGCTTCAATAAAGAATTGCTTGCACTCCATTCCATCTTCCGTAGAAGAACGTGGGACCGAGTGGCCAGAGGGTTGGCCAAAGAGGCTTGAAACATTTCCGGACTGGATAAACAATCGAGAGAAATTGATTGCTGAAAGTGAGCACTGGAAAGCAATTGTAAACAACTCCTATCTAACCGGAATGGGCATCGACTGGTCCAGCATCCGGAATGTAATGGACATGAAAGCCATAAATGGAGG GTTTGCAGCTGCTCTTTCACAACAGAAGGTGTGGGTGATGAATGTAGTCCCTGTACATGCACCTGACACACTTCCCATAATCTATGAGCGTGGCCTTATCGGCATATATCATGACTGGTGCGAGTCTTTTGGAAGCTATCCAAGATCATATGATCTTCTGCATGCCGATCATCTCTTCTCAAGACTTAAAAACAG GTGTAAGCATCCTATAGTAGTAATTGTTGTTGAGATGGACCGCATGCTACGGCCTGGTGGTTGGGCGATCATACGCGATAAGGTAGAAATTCTTGATCCACTTGAGGGAATATTGAGGAGCTTGCACTGGGAGATTCGTTTGACATTTGGCAAGGATAGGGAGGGTATTCTATGTGCACAGAAGACCGGGTGGCGACCGTGA